One Branchiostoma floridae strain S238N-H82 chromosome 15, Bfl_VNyyK, whole genome shotgun sequence DNA window includes the following coding sequences:
- the LOC118432299 gene encoding uncharacterized protein LOC118432299, with protein sequence MTRKHLLNPRSYITNRPNGRGWRNNLYRHVVTTHGNKGHNTWIQGSYQVHIQASYTDGNGQTQNGESNVRSTASTSIRLLKSNKTEILDLLPNSVYTITVTGFTYTGEGNFSHTVNCTVPPGKPSLPGKPRRTQKPKTSSFALQIRPASERNGPVGCYHVIVIKTDKNSTEGLPEPEALQVYKTQGEAEKSDLGYAAYIAMARTSEEVKTSSDVTLGDGSVTSCKGDRTSRDLTVDDVYDEDYVNSPLTPDSFYATSVRAYGPKEDGQPSFSASQYTTPTKTAPPPPDSFLIPIIAAVCGAALLAIILSSPWSAV encoded by the exons ATGACTCGTAAGCATCTATTGAACCCCAGATCCTACATCACCAACAGACCTAACGGCAGAGGATGGCGAAACAATCTGTACCGTCACGTGGTCACCACCCATGGAAACAAGGGGCACAATACATGGATACAGGGTTCGTATCAA GTACATATTCAAGCATCGTACACAGATGGAAATGGACAAACACAGAATGGCGAATCCAATGTGAGGTCTACAGCGTCAACAAGTATCCGGCTGCTGAAGTCCAACAAAACGGAGATTCTGGACCTGCTGCCGAACTCTGTGTACACCATAACCGTGACAGGTTTCACCTACACAGGGGAGGGGAACTTCAGTCATACTGTCAACTGTACCGTACCGCCGGGAA AACCGTCACTCCCTGGCAAGCCACGTCGTACGCAAAAACCGAAGACGAGTTCCTTTGCGCTACAAATCCGGCCAGCATCTGAAAGGAATGGACCAGTAGG ATGTTACCACGTCATCGTGATAAAAACAGACAAGAACAGCACGGAAGGTCTACCAGAACCGGAGGCACTGCAAGTCTACAAGACGCAGGGAGAGGCGGAGAAGTCTGATCTTGGCTACGCTGCGTACATAGCAATGGCACGCACATC TGAGGAGGTGAAGACATCAAGTGACGTTACATTAGGCGACGGGAGTGTGACAAGTTGTAAAGGTGACCGTACGTCACGTGACCTGACAGTTGATGACGTGTACGACGAAGATTACGTCAACTCCCCACTGACTCCAGATTCCTTCTACGCCACGTCAGTCCGAGCCTACGGACCCAAAGAGGACGGTCAG CCCTCATTCTCTGCAAGCCAGTACACCACACCGACAAAAACTG CTCCACCCCCACCAGATTCTTTTCTGATCCCCATCATTGCAGCTGTCTGTGGGGCTGCTCTACTCGCCATAATATTATCATCGCCCTGGTCTGCTGTTTGA
- the LOC118432300 gene encoding receptor-type tyrosine-protein phosphatase alpha-like, with the protein MAMADLQNDGNDDDGNIYVNVANATQLAIGDPVPADRLEEVFNDRHANDDQIFREEYGSIGDKTSNPHEEYQRPENYEKNRFKNIYTYDHSRVVLSTIEGEAGSDYINANYVDGYNHSKKFIAAQGPLETTVDDFWRMIWEQDTVTIVMVTNLVEKNKRKCTQYWPIRDNSKYGTILVTLEDTTTLVDYVIRTFTVKLTTANSPARAVTHFHFTSWPDHGVPQSPLGMMKFIRRVKTSNPRGRGPIVVHCSAGVGRTGTFIAIEAMQEMMAAEGRVDVHGFIGQMRHNRHSMVQTVDQYVFIYRALLEQHLYGDTEVEVANIHRHMHKLKAPSADPNEMGYEAEFKKLTRIPIDRDNMRAANEPANKSKNRVVTTVPYDTTRVFLPRITGVKDSDYINASFIDGYRQKDGFLATQGPLPNTVDDFWRLVWEWKSYSIVMLTRLTENGKDQCHQYWPDGRAEYGKISVELKETEKCPSFILRTFHVGHTENTGPPFRVIRQFHFRDWPCNGVPENGGKVLDLIGKVEKQQQQSGNGPITVHCSSGAGRTGAFIALNTVLERVKAEGICDLFQTVKSMRYSRPHMVQTADQYLFCYQAVVEYLDSFDNYANFQ; encoded by the exons ATGGCTATGGCAGATCTGCAGAACGATGGCAATGATGACGATGGCAACATCTATGTCAACGTTGCGAACGCAACGC aaCTTGCCATAGGCGACCCCGTCCCTGCTGACCGTCTTGAGGAGGTTTTCAACGATAGACACGCCAATGATGACCAGATATTCCGCGAAGAGTATGGC TCCATAGGAGACAAGACATCCAATCCTCACGAAGAGTACCAGCGACCTGAGAACTACGAGAAAAACCGATTCAAGAACATTTACACCT ACGACCACTCGCGCGTGGTTCTCTCCACCATAGAGGGAGAAGCTGGCAGTGACTACATCAATGCTAACTACGTTGAT GGTTATAATCACTCGAAGAAGTTCATTGCTGCACAAG GGCCTTTGGAGACAACAGTTGATGACTTCTGGAGGATGATATGGGAACAGGACACAGTTACTATTGTCATGGTCACAAATCTGGTGGAGAAAAACAAG CGAAAATGCACGCAGTACTGGCCCATCCGGGACAACAGCAAGTATGGGACTATCCTGGTGACGTTGGAGGACACTACCACTCTTGTGGACTACGTCATCAGGACATTTACCGTGAAACTGACCACA GCAAACAGCCCAGCCCGTGCGGTGACTCATTTCCACTTCACCAGCTGGCCTGACCACGGGGTGCCGCAGAGCCCCCTGGGAATGATGAAGTTCATCCGGCGGGTCAAGACCAGCAACCCTCGCGGGAGGGGACCGATCGTCGTGCACTGCAG TGCGGGAGTTGGGCGTACGGGAACCTTCATCGCCATAGAGGCCATGCAGGAGATGATGGCTGCCGAGGGGAGGGTGGATGTGCACGGCTTCATCGGGCAGATGAGGCACAACCGACACTCCATGGTCCAGACTGTG GACCAGTACGTGTTCATCTACCGCGCCCTGCTGGAGCAGCACCTTTACGGAGACACGGAGGTGGAGGTGGCCAACATCCACAGGCACATGCACAAACTCAAGGCGCCATCAGCCGACCCCAACGAGATGGGATACGAGGCGGAGTTCAAG AAGCTGACTCGTATCCCAATCGACCGAGACAACATGCGGGCGGCCAACGAGCCTGCAAACAAGAGCAAGAATAGGGTCGTGACAACTGTGCCCT ATGACACCACCCGGGTCTTCCTGCCCCGAATCACCGGGGTTAAAGATTCAGACTACATCAACGCCTCTTTTATAGAC GGTTATCGCCAGAAGGACGGTTTCCTGGCGACTCAGGGCCCGCTGCCGAACACTGTGGACGACTTCTGGCGACTGGTGTGGGAATGGAAGTCCTACTCCATTGTCATGTTGACGAGGCTGACGGAGAATGGCAAG GACCAGTGCCACCAGTACTGGCCGGACGGCAGGGCTGAGTACGGGAAGATTAGTGTGGAGCTGAAGGAGACGGAGAAGTGCCCCTCCTTCATCCTGCGCACCTTTCACGTGGGGCACACCGAGAACACG GGGCCCCCATTTCGAGTGATTCGCCAGTTCCACTTCCGTGACTGGCCGTGCAATGGTGTTCCAGAAAACGGCGGAAAAGTCTTGGATTTGATTGGCAAGGTAGagaagcagcagcagcagtctGGGAATGGACCAATCACCGTGCACTGCAG TTCCGGCGCAGGTCGCACGGGGGCGTTCATCGCCCTGAACACTGTCCTGGAGCGGGTGAAGGCTGAGGGGATCTGTGACTTGTTCCAGACGGTCAAGTCGATGCGGTACAGCCGACCGCACATGGTTCAGACTGCC GACCAGTACCTGTTCTGCTACCAGGCGGTCGTGGAATACCTGGACAGTTTTGACAACTATGCGAATTTCCAGTGA